One region of Trichosurus vulpecula isolate mTriVul1 chromosome 1, mTriVul1.pri, whole genome shotgun sequence genomic DNA includes:
- the LOC118854493 gene encoding zinc finger protein 260-like: MAPGSSSPPPQGLVTFKDVAVDFTQEEWSLLDHAQKELYKRVMLENARNLLSLGLPVPREDMISSFEQREAPWMLEQEGLRSLCPGEIRFEMKEITEELSLSVEETHKQRFMSDGPYDFNLRKVCPTPENIHTAEKYDCKQCGKGFTKRKYLIAHQRIHTGEKPYKCYQCGKTFKWKNGLLQHQRIHTGEKPYKCNQCGKTFTWKDSLVKHERIHTGEKPYVCNQCGKAFKWWNTLMLHQRIHTGEKPYEYNLCGKPFIQNSYLMVHQRIHTGEKPYECHQCGKTFREKRSLIAHQQIHTGEKPYECHQCGKAFIQRARLTIHQRAHTGEKPYGCNQCEKAYRERRSLIAHQRIHTGEKPYKCNQCGKAFKWWNSLTLHQRIHSVKKLHECNQCGKTYIQKDSLVEHERIHIGEKVYECNQCGKAFTWRDDFIVHQRIHTGEKPYTCNQCGKAFWERRGLALHQTTHTGEKPYECNQCGKTFTRRDGFIVHQRIHTGEKPYECNQCGKAFKWCASLILHQRMHTGEKPYECTECGKAFTQKSSLTLHQRIHTGEKPYECTQCRKAFTQRNGLTQHQRIHTGEKP; the protein is encoded by the exons GGGttggtgacattcaaggatgtagctgtggacttcacccaggaggagtggAGCCTCTTGGACCATGCTCAGAAGGAGTTGTACAAGCGggtcatgctggagaatgccCGGAACCTGCTCTCCCTGG GGCTGCCAGTTCCCAGAGAAGACATGATCTCTTCATTTGAGCAAAGGGAAGCACCATGGATGCTGGAGCAAGAAGGCCTGAGGAGCCTCTGTCCAG GAGAAATCAGATTTGAAATGAAGGAAATTACTGAAGAGCTAAGCCTTTCTGTGGAAGAAACTCATAAGCAAAGATTCATGAGTGATGGTCCCTATGATTTCAATTTAAGAAAAGTCTGCCCAACACCTGAGAATATCCACACTGCAGAGAAATATGACTGTAAACAATGTGGAAAGGGTTTTACAAAGAGGAAGTATCTTATTGCacaccagagaatccacactggagagaaaccttataaatgttatcaatgtggaaagacttttaaatGGAAGAATGGTCTTCTTCAACATCAGAGGatccacacaggagagaaaccttataaatgcaatcaatgtggaaagacttttacatggAAAGACAGTCTTGTAAAACatgagagaatccacactggagagaaaccttatgtatgtaatcaatgtggaaaagcttttaaatGGTGGAACACTCTTATgctacatcagagaatccatactggagagaaaccctatgaatatAATCTATGTGGAAAGCCTTTTATACAGAATTCTTATCTCAtggtacatcagagaatccacactggagagaaaccttatgagtgccatcaatgtggaaagactttcagagaGAAGAGATCTCTTATTGCACATCAgcaaatccacactggagagaagccttatgaatgtcatcaatgtggaaaggcttttataCAGAGGGCTCGTCTTACTATACATCAGAGGgcccacactggagagaaaccttacggCTGTAATCAATGTGAAAAGGCTTATAGGGAGAGGAGATCTCTtattgcacatcagagaatccacactggagagaaaccttataaatgtaatcagtgtggaaaggcttttaaatgGTGGAACAGTCTTACTCTACATCAGAGAATACACAGTGTAAAAAAACTacatgaatgtaatcagtgtggaaagacttatatacaGAAGGACAGTCTTGTTGAACATGAGAGAATCCACATTGGAGAGAAagtgtatgaatgtaatcaatgtggaaaagcttttacatgGAGAGATGATTTTATTgttcatcagagaatccatactggagagaaaccttatacttgtaatcaatgtggaaaggctttttggGAAAGGAGAGGGCTTGCTCTACATCAGACAacccacactggagaaaaaccttatgaatgcaatcaatgtggaaaaacttTTACGCGTAGAGATGGTTTTATTGTTCATCAGaggatccacactggagagaaaccttatgaatgtaatcaatgtggaaaggcttttaagtGGTGTGCCAGTCTTATTCTACATCAGAGAatgcacactggagagaaaccttatgaatgtactgaatgtggaaaggcttttacacagAAATCCTCTCTTACTCTACATCAGaggatccacactggagagaaaccttatgaatgtaccCAGTGTAGAAAGGCTTTTACACAGAGGAATGGTCTTAcccaacatcagagaattcacactggagagaaaccttaa